From one Streptomyces sp. NBC_01478 genomic stretch:
- a CDS encoding CBM35 domain-containing protein yields MPRTARRPRSVRALMGATVVTAALLGTALTVPAAQAATPQLTVDLGTTTGAVMHGANGALYGLSDDGVPGDNIVTPLHMTSIAQKAPDGAQHPNGDALVVQPEFARGGGGDNLIYMQDVYASWPYENLGLSDYLTKVTTMVTKVAARSDASTFVWVPFNEPDGNWYTGLGSSTTATYQSALASFESDWTTVYNKIRSIIPNARIAGPNETHYDARLMGDFYPWAKANNVLPDMTTWHELDPSSLSNFEGNLAAYRTIETNAGISPRPVNINEYGDRRDLSVPGQMVQWMSMFERNKVYADQAYWDIAGNLDGNVSQTNIPNGDWWLLRWYAGLTGQTAKVTPPQANVVDTLQGIASLDTGRKQAQVLLGGGTSGSANTVVQHIPSSFGSTVNVSVERTAWSGYEGAGPAPAVLARSTYTVASDGSITVPLTNLDPMSAYRIVVNPAGTGTPTAASTPATASYEAENATITDGTVYTQGSVTNAYGYATSGTKDVGSLNQSDSKVAFTVSAPTTGTYNLNVFYGNQSGGPATQTLTVDGGSSQTVTYSPTLNWTYRSTASASVSLTAGTHTITLAKGTNEVTLDKIDLTAASTADTSYPATYADITGSPTYNYTASGTTGAGALALTSGTSAAFDVYAPTDGYYTVHTDYSSNGSGTLTLDGASAVTLASTSGTLTDKSSRLYLSAGNNRITAATSGSTTLTVRDLRVSASADTTGVSAYEAESATLAGTAVATSDTWASGGKYVGYIGNGSANTLTFQVSAASAGRYVMNVRYANNQVSGSGNYNTNVVSRAAQISVNGGTAQTVMFRNNYSWSTYWDLPVPVTLSAGTNTISFANASAYAPNIDRITVAPVSG; encoded by the coding sequence ATGCCTCGAACAGCCCGTAGACCCCGCTCCGTCCGTGCCCTCATGGGTGCGACGGTGGTGACCGCCGCCCTCCTCGGCACGGCGCTCACCGTCCCCGCCGCGCAGGCGGCCACCCCGCAACTGACCGTCGACCTCGGCACCACCACCGGCGCGGTCATGCACGGAGCCAACGGCGCCCTGTACGGCCTCAGCGACGACGGCGTGCCCGGCGACAACATCGTCACGCCCCTGCACATGACGTCCATCGCCCAGAAGGCACCCGACGGCGCCCAGCACCCGAACGGTGACGCGCTGGTCGTCCAGCCGGAGTTCGCCCGCGGTGGCGGCGGCGACAACCTCATCTACATGCAGGACGTCTACGCCTCGTGGCCGTACGAGAACCTCGGGCTGAGCGACTACCTCACCAAGGTCACCACGATGGTCACCAAGGTCGCGGCCCGCTCCGACGCGAGCACGTTCGTGTGGGTGCCGTTCAACGAGCCGGACGGCAACTGGTACACGGGGCTCGGCAGTTCGACCACCGCCACGTACCAGAGCGCGCTCGCGAGCTTCGAGAGCGACTGGACGACGGTCTACAACAAGATCCGCTCGATCATCCCGAACGCGCGGATCGCCGGCCCGAACGAGACGCACTACGACGCCCGCCTGATGGGCGACTTCTATCCGTGGGCCAAGGCCAACAACGTCCTTCCGGACATGACCACCTGGCACGAGCTGGACCCCAGCTCCCTCTCCAACTTCGAGGGCAACCTCGCCGCCTACCGCACCATCGAGACCAACGCCGGCATCAGCCCGCGCCCGGTCAACATCAACGAGTACGGCGACCGCCGTGACCTCTCGGTGCCGGGCCAGATGGTCCAGTGGATGTCCATGTTCGAGCGGAACAAGGTCTACGCCGACCAGGCGTACTGGGACATCGCGGGGAACCTGGACGGCAACGTCAGCCAGACAAACATCCCCAACGGCGACTGGTGGCTGCTGCGTTGGTACGCGGGCCTGACCGGCCAGACCGCCAAGGTGACCCCGCCGCAGGCCAACGTCGTCGACACCCTCCAGGGCATCGCGTCCCTCGACACCGGCCGCAAGCAGGCCCAGGTCCTCCTCGGCGGCGGCACCTCCGGCTCGGCGAACACGGTCGTCCAGCACATACCGTCGTCGTTCGGCAGCACCGTCAACGTCTCGGTGGAGCGCACCGCTTGGAGCGGTTACGAGGGCGCCGGCCCCGCGCCGGCCGTGCTCGCCCGCAGCACCTACACGGTCGCCTCGGACGGCAGCATCACCGTCCCGCTGACCAACCTCGACCCGATGTCGGCCTACCGCATCGTCGTCAACCCGGCCGGCACCGGCACGCCCACCGCCGCGAGCACCCCGGCAACGGCGTCGTACGAGGCCGAGAACGCGACCATCACCGACGGCACCGTCTACACCCAGGGCAGCGTCACCAACGCCTACGGGTACGCCACTTCGGGCACCAAGGACGTCGGCAGCCTGAACCAGTCGGACAGCAAGGTCGCCTTCACCGTCAGCGCCCCGACCACGGGCACGTACAACCTGAACGTCTTCTACGGCAACCAGTCCGGCGGCCCGGCGACCCAGACCCTCACGGTCGACGGCGGCTCGTCCCAGACGGTCACCTACTCGCCGACGCTGAACTGGACCTACCGCTCGACCGCCAGTGCCTCCGTGTCCCTGACGGCGGGCACGCACACGATCACCCTGGCCAAGGGCACCAACGAGGTCACCCTCGACAAGATCGACCTCACCGCGGCCTCCACCGCCGACACCTCCTACCCGGCCACGTACGCGGACATCACCGGTTCACCGACGTACAACTACACCGCGTCCGGTACGACGGGTGCCGGTGCGCTGGCCCTGACCTCGGGCACCTCGGCGGCCTTCGACGTCTACGCGCCGACCGACGGCTACTACACCGTCCACACCGACTACTCCTCCAACGGGTCCGGCACCCTCACCCTGGACGGCGCCAGCGCCGTCACGCTGGCCTCCACGAGCGGCACGCTCACCGACAAGAGTTCGCGGCTGTACCTGTCGGCGGGCAACAACCGCATCACGGCGGCGACTTCGGGCTCGACCACGCTGACCGTGCGTGACCTGCGTGTGTCCGCGAGCGCCGACACCACGGGCGTCTCCGCGTACGAGGCCGAGAGCGCCACCCTCGCCGGAACGGCCGTCGCCACCTCGGACACCTGGGCCTCCGGCGGCAAGTACGTCGGCTACATCGGCAACGGCTCGGCCAACACCCTCACCTTCCAGGTGAGCGCCGCGAGTGCCGGGCGGTACGTCATGAACGTCCGCTACGCCAACAACCAGGTCTCCGGCTCCGGGAACTACAACACCAACGTCGTCTCCCGGGCGGCCCAGATCTCCGTCAACGGCGGCACCGCGCAGACCGTCATGTTCCGCAACAACTACTCCTGGTCCACCTACTGGGACCTGCCCGTCCCTGTCACCCTGAGCGCGGGTACCAATACGATCAGCTTCGCCAACGCGAGCGCCTACGCACCCAACATCGACCGCATCACCGTCGCGCCGGTCTCCGGCTGA
- a CDS encoding carbohydrate ABC transporter permease, with translation MTTATAFAPAHRRPLRWVQPLVVLIVAGVTIGIPLWLVAVTSFKPQAEAIKPNLSLPHHVQAAANYKQSFDEGKIVQGFVNSLLVVAPSVVLVLLLGAGAAWVFARRKGRLVNTLYALSISGLLLPPAVITIVMELRQLGLAGTRPGMIGVYAGMYLSTSIFFMTGFIRALPEELEEAARMDGAGPVRVFFRIILPLLRPVIATATIMVMLYAWSDIFYAFFVLGGGDKATLPLNLYQVANAQLYLNNWHLIFAYVVMMSLPMVLVFVIAQRRIVSGITSGAVK, from the coding sequence GTGACCACCGCTACCGCGTTCGCCCCCGCGCACCGGCGCCCGCTGCGCTGGGTCCAGCCGCTCGTCGTCCTGATCGTCGCCGGCGTCACCATCGGCATCCCGCTGTGGCTGGTCGCGGTCACTTCCTTCAAGCCGCAGGCCGAGGCGATCAAGCCCAACCTCTCGCTGCCGCACCACGTCCAGGCCGCCGCGAACTACAAGCAGAGCTTCGACGAGGGCAAGATCGTCCAGGGCTTCGTCAACAGCCTCCTGGTCGTCGCCCCGTCCGTCGTCCTCGTGCTGCTCCTCGGGGCGGGCGCCGCCTGGGTGTTCGCCCGCCGCAAGGGCCGCCTGGTCAACACCCTGTACGCGCTGAGCATCAGCGGGCTCCTGCTCCCGCCCGCGGTGATCACCATCGTCATGGAGCTGCGCCAACTCGGCCTGGCCGGCACCCGTCCCGGCATGATCGGCGTCTACGCCGGGATGTACCTGTCCACCTCGATCTTCTTCATGACCGGGTTCATCCGTGCCCTCCCCGAAGAGCTCGAGGAGGCCGCCCGCATGGACGGCGCGGGCCCGGTCCGGGTCTTCTTCCGCATCATCCTGCCGCTCCTGCGCCCGGTCATCGCCACCGCGACGATCATGGTGATGCTCTACGCCTGGAGCGACATCTTCTACGCCTTCTTCGTCCTCGGCGGCGGCGACAAGGCCACCCTGCCGCTCAACCTCTACCAGGTCGCCAACGCGCAGTTGTACCTCAACAACTGGCACCTGATCTTCGCCTACGTCGTGATGATGAGCCTCCCCATGGTCCTCGTCTTCGTCATAGCGCAGCGGCGCATCGTCTCCGGCATCACGAGCGGCGCCGTCAAGTAG
- the araB gene encoding ribulokinase, giving the protein MTTEHLDHTHPDTYVIGVDYGTLSGRAVVVRVRDGAELATAEHPYTHAVLDRTLPDGTPLPPDWALQVPSDYIDVLRIAVPEALARSGVRPDQVVGIGTDFTACTVLPVLADGTPLCELPDLTGRPHAYVKLWRHHAAQAQADRITELADARKEPWLKRYGGKISSEWEFAKALQLLEEDPELYELTERWIEAADWIVWRLSGTYVRNACTAGYKGQLQDGSYPSTDYLAALNPAFAGFVTDKLDQPIGQLGDRAGGLTAEAAAWTGLPEGIAVCVGNVDAHVTAPAATAVEPGRMVAIMGTSTCHVMSSDQWAEVPGMCGVVEGGILPGLWGYEAGQSGVGDIFGWFVRTGFPASYAEQAAALGRDPHEHLTALAAEQRVGEHGLIALDWQSGNRSVLVDHDLSGVVVGLTLSTRPEDVYRALLEATAFGTRTIIEAFETSGVPVRELIVAGGLMKNPLLMQIYADVTRLPLGVIDSAQGPALGSAMHAAVAAGAHPDIRAAADAMAKARPAVYQPDPERAAAYDRLYAEYRLLHDYFGRGANEVMHRLRHLRAEASA; this is encoded by the coding sequence GTGACCACCGAGCACCTCGATCACACCCATCCCGACACCTACGTCATCGGAGTCGACTACGGGACGCTGTCCGGGCGGGCCGTGGTGGTCCGCGTCCGCGACGGCGCGGAACTGGCCACCGCCGAGCACCCGTACACCCACGCCGTCCTCGACCGGACCCTCCCCGACGGCACCCCGCTGCCGCCCGACTGGGCGCTCCAGGTCCCCTCCGACTACATCGACGTCCTGCGCATCGCCGTCCCCGAGGCGCTGGCCCGCTCCGGCGTGCGACCGGACCAGGTGGTCGGCATCGGCACCGACTTCACCGCCTGCACGGTCCTGCCGGTCCTCGCCGACGGCACACCCCTGTGCGAACTCCCCGACCTCACCGGCCGACCGCACGCCTACGTCAAGCTGTGGCGCCACCACGCCGCACAGGCCCAGGCCGACCGCATCACCGAGCTGGCCGACGCCCGCAAGGAGCCCTGGCTCAAGCGCTACGGTGGCAAGATCTCCTCGGAGTGGGAGTTCGCCAAGGCCCTGCAACTGCTCGAAGAGGACCCGGAACTCTACGAGTTGACCGAGCGCTGGATCGAGGCCGCCGACTGGATCGTCTGGCGCCTGTCCGGCACGTACGTCCGCAACGCGTGCACCGCCGGGTACAAGGGCCAGCTCCAGGACGGCAGTTACCCCTCCACCGACTATCTGGCCGCGCTCAACCCCGCCTTCGCCGGCTTCGTGACCGACAAGCTGGACCAGCCGATCGGTCAACTCGGCGACCGTGCCGGTGGGTTGACGGCCGAGGCGGCGGCCTGGACGGGCCTGCCCGAGGGCATCGCCGTATGCGTCGGGAACGTCGACGCCCATGTGACCGCCCCCGCGGCCACGGCCGTCGAACCCGGCCGGATGGTCGCCATCATGGGCACCTCCACCTGCCATGTGATGAGCAGCGACCAGTGGGCCGAAGTGCCGGGCATGTGCGGGGTCGTCGAGGGCGGCATCCTGCCGGGCCTGTGGGGCTACGAGGCGGGACAGAGCGGCGTCGGCGACATCTTCGGCTGGTTCGTGCGCACCGGGTTCCCGGCGTCGTACGCCGAACAGGCCGCCGCGCTCGGCCGTGACCCGCACGAGCACCTCACCGCGCTGGCCGCCGAACAGCGGGTGGGCGAGCACGGGTTGATCGCGCTGGACTGGCAGAGCGGCAACCGCAGCGTGCTCGTCGACCACGACCTGAGCGGTGTCGTGGTGGGCCTGACGCTCTCCACCCGTCCCGAGGACGTCTACCGCGCGCTGCTGGAGGCCACCGCCTTCGGCACCCGCACCATCATCGAGGCGTTCGAGACATCCGGTGTGCCGGTCCGCGAACTCATCGTCGCGGGCGGCCTGATGAAGAACCCGCTGCTGATGCAGATCTACGCCGATGTCACCCGTCTCCCGCTCGGTGTCATCGACTCGGCGCAGGGTCCCGCGCTGGGCTCGGCGATGCACGCGGCGGTCGCGGCCGGCGCCCACCCCGACATCCGGGCCGCCGCCGACGCCATGGCCAAGGCCCGCCCCGCCGTCTATCAGCCGGACCCCGAGCGGGCCGCAGCCTACGACCGGCTGTACGCCGAATACCGGCTCCTGCACGACTACTTCGGCCGCGGCGCCAACGAGGTCATGCACCGTCTGCGTCACCTCCGCGCCGAGGCCTCAGCCTGA